tatTACTCTCACGCAGTATTGGACAGATTTAAGCCGGTACTACCGGCTAATTTTTCAGTACACATTTTTACGTAATTATctgcagaaaattacattttccaactcagaaaaatctattgagtccaaatattatatttaaattttctaattaacattctaaatttttgaacctattctagacaattaaattattttaattaaacagTTAATTAATTGCGATTCTTACAATtggattaataataaaaaaacaaacaacaaTTAGTGAACAATAGTAAAATAATTCCTTCATAGTGATATTATTTATAGAGATGGaagaaaaaattcatattaatatAGTAAATCTTGCTTGGATTACTTTAATGGTTGTTttcacatttttcttttctcttagtATGGGGAGGAAGTGGACTTCAAAAGTACGACTAATTGGGGTAGGAGATCCAGCTATATCAATTGTTTTCTAACTGGGTTATTAAATTTTTCTATTGAATATTCTTTATTTCATTTCCTTTTAATTAATACCATACCAATTCTTTTAATTCAAATATATCCACATTTCGTAAGTCTATTTTATTTGAGTGGTGTAATGTAATCAATGCATAATACAAACAAAATAATCTATCAATTatccaatagtaaaatttattaaaatttctaTTTGGATAAATTGGCTCTTACCaaagttatatataaaaaatgagtaACTGTAAACTCCCCCCCCCTTAAcacctctttttccttttttccccttttttcaaACGAATTCATCTTTCGAACCATATCTCATCCCGTATGTGATGAAATAGGATGAATTGAGACAGTATTTTGTAAATACGTAATTATCTTGAATATATCAACCATTTATTTACTTTTCGATTATccgaaaagaacaaaaaaaacatCTTGTTCTTTTTCAACAATTTCTGATATCTAGTAGACTTCTCAGTAGGATTCGAACCCAGATGCagttttaagaaaaaaaagaacaataGGCTCTTATAGAATTGCCAAAAAATTCTTCGATTTCTTCTGAAAGCAGATGATTATTCATCTGCTTCTCACATTCTATGAATAGTCGACACATTGAAGAATATCCAAAGAGACATTTAGAGAATCGCTTTGATTCTATTTATGTTCGTTCCGTTTGAAGAAAGGAAGAATCCAAACAAAGAATCaatctttcttttagttgtatcTCTTTGATTGGTCAATGTATGATATTCCAAACCCTCGTTTCTAATGAAATTTCTGGATTGATCAAAAGATCCTTTTAATTGGCTAAAATCCGTTTGAATGAAACTAGATCTCGTGAAATCATATTGACTATTTGATGATACATTCCATACCTTGCTAAAATATCAATCTTTGTTTACCAACCACACATTATCTAATCAAATCCAATTTTCTCTCGATATGCTCCTCAAAATCCGATTCGCGCGAATTCTTCCCCCAACTAGCGAAGAGATCTTGGCAGAGTTGCCACGTGAAATTGAGCACCATTTTGCAAAAAAAATAGCCCGCTTATTTCTCAAAAAGAAATGGAAAACATGCTCAATATCATTTGATTGAGCACCCGTGTAACGTCGCCCTATATTCCAATTCCACGACAGACAATCGATGTGTATCAATGATGTCAAAAGGGCGGTAATAGTATTTGGGGGAGCACAGGAATTGCATAAATACTCCCGGTAGAGTAAATTTTATTTGTCTGTTCTCCAGAGGTTACTGTAGAATTTATAAATATAACAACAAATTGTAACAACAACAAAGGGGAGGGGGGAAAACGATCGGTGTACAAATCAACGAGGGAAAAAAAAACTGTTTTCTagaaggaaacaaaaaaaaaaggctatGCATTACCCAAGTTACCTCAGTTACAGATGCCTCGAGTCTTCTGCTGCCTAACTTTGCAGGACACTGGACCAAGAAGATCGCGGCGTGCCTTTTGTTTTCATTAAAAGAGTTGGTTTGATATTTACTTCATAATCTTCCAACTGCAAGCTCAAGGAATCGCTGTCGCACAATGTTAGCGCTAATGATTGACCAACAGTTTTTGTATAGTCATCCTGAAGGCTGATGTAGTCAGTAAGTTCTCCTTCAAGATCATCACTCAGATCACGTTGCCCTGGAATAACTACGATTCCAGCTTCAGAAACATTAATCGGAACAGAAGCAAAGTAACGCCCTCTGCTGTTACTATTACTCTGATCTCCAgatctcttccttttctttcccttttgtTTTTCGGGATGATGAAGCTTGCATCTGGTTCCTTTCGTACAGGTGCCCGTTGCTTGAAAAGTAGGACAGATACAACTGTGCTTCTTCCTACACTGATCATACATGAGCAAGCGAGTATTAGTCTCCGGTCATTTATGCACACAAATTTTTCGAAGAACAGTCAGCAGAGCCTAGAGTACAGAAaagattataattaaataaacaagaTTACACTTAGCAGTATTACTCCATTAGGATTAGCAATCCAACACAAACAGTGCAACAGGCTGCAACTGACTAGTCAATATGAAATTCTACTCAATGAACCCAAGTTGACATTAGAACCCTATGGCCTATACCCTACATAAATACAATGAACCACCGGATCATATCCATATTCTGCTAGTTGAAATGGAAATTCATACGCAAAGAAATGGATATTCTAGCAAAATGAGGAACAAATTAAATATTCAATATTatccagaaaacaaaattaattatgttGGTTAATACCTCATTCCCATCAGCACAATAACCCTTGAGAAATCCTTCACAAACAGAAGCCTTAGGGTTCACATTGACATGTCTATATGGGCAATTTCGGTTTGTGCATAAGCCTGCCATGAAAGTCGTCAGAATTATAACTTCCTTTGGAAGGAAAAAGACGAATTATATCAAAGATTACTTTCTAATAACCTTGCAGAAAATAAGAACAATCTGGCATTCTCTCTGGTATAACCTGCACAAGTGATTAACTTCAGTTTAGAGACAGGAGTAAATGCAGTAGATAACATTCAATGTCTTGGACTTGCTGCTATAACAAAACCTTATGAGTCAATTTGCAGCTGGGAGTAGAACATAAACCATTCAGGAACTTAGTACAGACAGCAATTTTTGAGGGATCATGAACATAAGGGCATTTCCCACCCTCCTTGTTACATTTCCCAAATCTTGTAAAAAACTGACAATACTTCTGCTTTCGAGCCAACCGTTGCCTGGCAGTATGCAAGCTCCATCTAACTTTTTCATTTGCCAATTTTCGAGTTCGTTTTTTTGGGTCTCTGATAAGCTGATTACCATTTCCAATTCGGACATATCTGTGAAAATTGATTCAGCATAGCAAGATCAATAACACTGCAGGACTTGGCATTATACAAATATTTTCCCTTTGGCTGCTTTTAAGCTAAGACAACCAACACTGACGAAATTCAAAATACTATAGGTATAAAAGCCAGTGCATAATAAGAGGGAACATACTCATCATTTCCAATCACCAATCTCCTAGGAATGTAAGCTCTTTTCACAACCAAGCCCGAATCAGCAGTGGCAGACGACAGGGATTCATCATCTACAAAAAGAATTGTAAGTGAAACATTGTAAGACCAAGTAATAGGATCTATTAACTGCTAGAGAAAAACAGCAGACTTATCCACAGAATATAATGACAAAAGAATGGGAAGCTGAACAGAAATGGAAGAACATTCATAATGGTCAATCCCATATTGGAAACAAAAGAAAGCTTAATGATTCCACACCTCACATTGCATAAACAAGAAATCAACTACAAACAAACTAAATGGTGTGGAGTATTTTACATAAGATAAgcaataaaaaaattgagaacaTTTCAAGAATATACAGGCAGGGCATATGTACACAGCCATGACAACATATGGGGTGAGTAATTCCAAattttgaacccatgaccaacaAGTCACAAGGCATCAAGGCTTATATGTTTGGATTTTTCTTTCTGCACCTTTACCATCATAtagacattaaaataaaaaaagggtaGCCCAGTGCACAAGCATTCCACATTAACGGAGGGTCCAGAAAAGGGTCATACCCAAAGGGTATAATGTACACAGCCTAACCTGTTAATTACATCAGTGGCTGTTTACACGGATTGAACCCGTGACCTTAAGGTCACACAGAGATAACACAACCATTGCTCCAAGGCTCCACTTCTATAGTATAGACATTAAGTTAATCAAAATGAGTCATAATGCTAACAGGTAATTCACTGCAAATGTTCAACTAGGGAACACATCTTTGGGAGAGGAAATAGGTCAGAGTCTTTTAGACATGCCTCGCCTATAATGCTATTTCAAAGGCTATTCATTATTGAAGTTGAAAAGAAACTAGCAAGCATTGCTTAGCTGAtgcaattaaattttttgttctaaGGAGCATCCATCATCCTTTCATTCAGTTCTTAATCTATCCCACAATGTTTTTTCATTGTGCTTAGAAGAATCTTGAAAACTGTCATACCACAATTTGTCCTTCAGCAGTCTGAGGCACCGTATTTCCAAATTACGGTTTTCATCATTCATGGCTTCAACAAAAGCCAGACAGCTTAAATATGATTCTTGGTCCCTATAAATATAGGTCATTTTGATTTTAATCTCTCTTTCcacttctctctttctttttttgtgcTTTTAGTCTTCATCATTAATAGCTTCGATCATTATATTTCATTAAAAAATGATTTTAGTTTGTACAAATATAATAAGTGACCTATAAATATCCCTGCAAATGCTTCATTGAGCCTAGGGGCGTATCATGTTTTTGGTGGACTGAAAAGTATGAAAGGACACACAAGGTTCAAGTAAAATGGTTCTCACAGAAATCCTGACCACCTGAAATCCTCTGAAGTGTGCGCCTGGAAGGATCCATTTTGTAGCGAACTGAACCAATACGGAATATACGTTCTACAAAATCAACCCATTACTTTCAGCCAGTaaggaaaaacaaagataaaTAGAACACAGAGCATAAATAAGCTTTAATAGCACGTTAAACAAATAGTCTGCAGCTTTATGATATGACAAACTCTCATGGAAAGAATGTTTCCTACTATTTGCATGGGAACCAACGCAAGCTGCACCTTTTTGCTCTCTCTTTTTCCTCTCTACTGCAGCAACAGCAAGTGTGGCCTCCTAAAATGATGATGAGAAACTGTTAAGTTCACTGACTAAGAAAGATCTATTTGCATAAAGTAAAATATACCAAAAGCCAAACTAACCTCATTAGCTTGCTTTGAGTTCTTCTCAATGGATTTGGACCATTTTAAACTAGACCCACCAACACTTAATACCTTGGATTTCCAAAGAGAAAACCCACGGGTTGACCTAGTGTAAACAGTATCCATCTTTCTGAAATGAAGCATTTTCTTactaaaataaaacagaaatcaAAAGTTTGCAATTTTGGGCTGCTGGTTGCACACAACCCAAAGCAGGAGAAACAAAGCAAACATAAATGAAGGAGTATCAAATGCTGAGTACCTAACTGCTGATAAGAAGGTACTATTGGAACATGAAGCAGAATTATGAATGACGCTTCTTAAATATGTTGGTCTTTTCCATGGAAATAACTGAGGCAAAACCCTTTGAGAATGCCATGAATTATGGCCATTTTTAGGTGACTTTTTGCCACATAATGTCCAGACTAATGAGGCTCTTAAAGATTTGAATGATCTCCCAGCAACTGAAAAGGATAAAGTTAAGTCTCAGCTCTAACCATGAATAAAGGGAAATAAAGCTATTATATGGAATAGCACCAACAGCTCAAAATTCCTCAGCCAACAGTGAGTCACAGCAAGGGCTGGGAATGGAGAAATCACTCCACCATAAGCTCAAACGAATAGACTCAAGACATGCAGAGATATAACATAAACACAAGCAAAcaacgaaataaaataaaaagctcTAAAAGTTAGGCTCAGGACATATAGAAAATTGTGAAGCTGATATTGGAAGAAAATGCCATTTATGCATTCATATATAAACATATAAAAGAAGAGATGAACACAAACAGAATTCTTGTAAAACAAGGGACACATTTCTAGCAGGTACAAACTAATGGATAGATGCATATAGCAAGCAGTTCAGTGtacttttaaattattatattttaaacagcAAACAGTATTCAACTGAATACATGATATGCATCTACTGCAGCCCCAATCCAAAAGTTATATATTTCCCAACGATGGTATGAGATTCAAAAGAGCAAAAATTATATGGATATGAATTAGGCAAAATAATAAGTTCTCCACCTATACCTTTATGTAACTGCCTCTTACTAAGCTTTCTGTTGCAAAGCACCTTACAAGACCCCTGACCATCAGAATCTAGAGTGGCTTTCGGCACTGCAACAGTCTGGTTCATATTCCTAACTAACTGATTTTTGCACCTCTTGTAGTAGCCTTCAGAGAAGGCTGTTTGGGACTTCTCATCACGAGAATTTGAAGTCGCTACCAACTGATTTGTTTTGGGCTTTGTATATACAATTCTCTTGGTGCTGAAAGAAGAAATGTGTCCATCATTTGCTTCAACTTGGTTCTCCAGCTTACTCAGTGGACTACTTTGATTATCAGGAGTTTCGTACTGATTTGAATCATCTTTGGAAGAGTTTGGTGTATCATTGATATCTATCAGTTTTCTAGGATCTGATGCATTTTCATAGCAACCACTGGAAGGAGGTTCTACCAATGGGGAAGATATATTTTCCTCTGATAATGTGCCAATGGATAGTGAAGGTTTTCTCTGACTCTGCTGAGGGACCTCTGCTACTCCTGTTTTCAAGGTCAGTTGATCTGACACATCAATCCTGCTCCCAGATCTGGTACTCTTTGATAATTCATCTAAGCTCAAAGGTGACTTATTTACAGAAGAGATCTGAGTAAAAGAAACTGTAGTAGGCTGTCTTACAAGACTGTTACCTTTACGAATGTAAGAGGTATTCTGAAAGTTTCCTTTCCTATCTAGAATTTGCCTTTTGGGAAGAAATTTTCCTGGCGAAAGCTTGTTTCCAGGTAAAGAACCTTGAGAATTATTACCAGAACGTCGCCAAGTTCGAGGATTTGAGAGATGGGTTGAAGAGGCAGATGTCTTTGAATTTGACTTTGAAATGATGAACGAACGACCCTTTTGAGTTTTTGGCATGGCACCTCCAAGGGTATTTTTGCTCCCATTTTCTGAAAAATAAGAAACTGGACCATTATTTGAAACCTTGGAGTTGACTTGGGATGATTGTCGCATTAGATTCCTCTCAACTGGGTTACTATGCCCAGTTGCATTAGCTGACTTCATAATCTTATTAGTATGCTGTATTGGTGAAGTACAAGTAGGCAAATCAGAACCATGTTCAACTGCAGATATATCCCCACAATTGTTTTCATCTTGGATTGATGTACAATTTAAATTCCCTCTCTCAGGTGCTTCCGATATCCCTTGAGAACACACATCTGATGGTGCTTCAGGTGCATCCTCCTCCAAATCACCATCGGAAGGATGGGACACAATGCTCTGTTGATGAATTAAACTGTCCTTCATATCTCCCTTATTATATCCAGACGCCAAAATGTCAGTTTGCATTTGAGTGCCATTTTCTTTGCATTCACCATCCAACAATGGGAACTGAATGTCCAAGTCCTCACGAAGTGAATAAGATGCAAAATCTGAGTTCTTTAATTCAAAATGGTCAGAACTCATGGTTTCATTATTTGCATATCTAGCGTCACAAGAACCTCCAACAAAATTGTCAGACAATTTCCTACTATCCTCTGAACATGACAATGATTGTGCACTAAACAGAACATCCATGCTTGACAATGCAACTTCTTTTTCGGGTGCTTGTTTATCACTGAAAGAAACAGGAAAATCCGCACAAGATTTGGATACCACAACTGCATCACTCAACTCAGAGGTAGTCGTGACTTTGATCCCTTTAGATAATAGTGAAAGATAATTTGCATCATCAATCTCATTATCTCTAACACAAAGCTCAGCCTCTGAAAGCTCCTTTTTCCCATGTAAAGTAATGATCCCATTCAAGCACGATTCCAGGTTAGAACCTAAGCTTTGAACAGATTGATCCAAAACTTCTGAACAACATGCATCCTTCACCTTCACACTTGAGGCAGTATCCCAATCATTTGCATGGCTAACTGAATTTACAGGTTTTGGAGAAATTCCCTCCATCTTTGAGTGCAAAAACTTTGAATGAGTCCTAgcttttctctttttcatattGTTTATATCCCCTTCACCAAATCCAACAGAAAGATTAGAACTTGAAAATGGCTCTTCCTTGCCACAATTCTCAGAAGATATGGCAGCGTAACTGGGGGAAACATCCTTCACAGCATCATTAGTGATGTCAGAACACTGACCAGCGGTACCATCTTCTAAATTGACCAGTCCACTATAAGAACCCTGTGTCACAGCAATAGCATTTTGTATGCAATCTGTACCAGAGTGAATCTTAATTTTTCCTGAATTTGAAGGGGCAGACATTGCGCTGCTTGATGCAGGGTTGATCACGTCTGGATTTTCTTCCAAAATAGCATACTTGGTGATAATAGTAGGGACCATAAGTCCAAAACCAGATTCACCAGTAAGACCACATTCAGTAACTGTAAGCTTCTCTTTAGATCCTTTAAGATCACCAGAAATTAGGCCATAAACGCTACTAGCAGAGTTATATGTATTAGTGTGATCTGACTTACCAATATTGTCAGCTGAACTAAGAACGCTGTCATCTACTACATCTATAACAAACCCATTCTGTGGACATCTTACATTTGAATAATTCTCACATGATTGAGACTCTTGATTCTGACATAGCTGTTTAATATCACAACCCACATCATTGATTTTGGAAGTACTTCCATTTAATAATTCAGGAACCATGTTAGTATCTGGCATTCTACGCAAGTCATGGACAGAATTATTTGCATCTAAACACTCAGAATCAATCTTTTTAGCTTCACCAGTAGAAGCACAAGATTGAGAATTTGGAATGTTAAGGCCACTTTCAAACCTGGCGGCTCCTTTCTGAGTATCTGAATCTTCATCAGTTTCACATTCTCGTGACCTGGAATGTGGCCCCAAACTCAGCAGGGTTAGATCTCCATTTCTATCTTCAAGCAATTGATTCCGATCCTTTGATAAATTGTATGAACTATGGCCAGGCATTGACATCTTGTCTACAGTGATGTTTTTCTGCTCCAGACAAGGTTCAACTTTGTTGGGAACAGAGACAGATGAAGAACTAGGTATGACTCGATCAGGTTGCACACATCCATGAACCTTATTCACTGATCGTGAATTTGACATTGTAGATTTTGGATTTCCAACAACTTTCTTCACTACTCTCTTGACAACTTTTTTCTTCTTGACAACCCTTGGGGAGGACTTACCAGAGTGAATTTTGGTACTTCCACCTGCAACCTCATTTTTCACACTATCAGTCTCACGGGTGCAAGGTTGAGAACAAGGATTAACAACATTATTCTGTAAGCTTAAATCATTCACAGATCCAGAGCAGTCATTCACTTTGCATGATGAGCTATTCAAAGTTACAACATCCCTAGATACTTTTGCAGCTTCCAAACCAGAACAATCACTATCGGATACTGAaaccttttttctcttttctgaGGGAGTTAAATCAGCATCAGAGACAGAATTCATATTTGTATCAGTAACAACAGTCGAAGTCGAAGCGGTCACAATAGCCTTCGCAACCAGGGAATTTGATTCAAAAGAGATATCAAGTTCCACAGGACTtccttccctttcttcttgtTTCATCCCATGACCTACATGCCCACACTGCTCCTTGCCCCTGAAATCATTAGTGTTAGACTCAGCAGAATAACCAGCATTCCGTAATTGTTCAATCTCACGATTCCTATAACTTGGTTTTGCATTCTGGATCCTAAGAAGAGCACTCTTCTTTTGAACCTGTTTCTTTAGAGAAGGTCGCCATAATTCATGACCAAACTCCCTGTTGTTCCCTCTGCCACTATATCTACCCGATTCCCATCCATATTCCTCACGCGTCCCAACGCgaaaatcatcatcaacattcTTAGCAAAACCAATCTCGCCGGTCCCCAATTCGAACCGTGAATCAGGCAACTCCTTAGGTCCCCTCCTCTCATTCAACCACCTCTTGCCTTCGCCATGCCCATCTCTTCTTCCAACCCTGGGAATCTTATCCTCGAATTCCACACTATACCCGCGAACATACCCCCCGGGTTTCAAATCAATATTAATCTCCCTTGACATCGCCGGTGGCGCCCTGCCGAAGCCTCCGTTGGGCAAGTCGTGTCTGGGTGGCAAATCCCCAACGCCGCGGCGGTGGTAATTGTGGTAATTAGCATCATTACCGCTGCCGCAACCAAACTCCTCATCCTTCCTAGGGTTACCCTCATACTCATACtcaagtctccacctggagcgATCGGGATCGTATCGAATCTTTTCGGCCGGATATGCCGAGGGCGGCAGCGAGACCCCTTCACGGTGTTGGCGCAATTCACTGTCAAGATCAACGGGGGTATAATTCCTCGGAAGGAGACAGTCGGGAGCGATCCTACGGCCAGGGTTAGGGTCCCAGCGTGTTTCAGTGTCGAAACGAGGAAAATTGCGGCGGGGGAAAGGATCGCCCGGGAGGATTCGGCTGGCAATCCTGGGGGATTGGGAAAATGGCTGATTGTGGTTGTTGGAGATTGGGTGTTCTTCTTGGAAGGGACGATTAGGGTAGTTAGGGGAATTGAATTGGGGGAATTGGTTTTGATGGGATGGCGGGTGGTTGTTATTGGGGGCATAAGGAGGCGGAGGAGGAGGTGTGCGGATGGTGCGATAGCGGAGGGGTTGTGCTTGGGGAGGAGGGGCTGGCGGAGTGGGGAGGGACGGGGGCGGAGGGGGCGGCGGAGGGAGGTGGCTGTGGTTGTGATGAGGAGGGGGAGGGGCGTACCTAGTGTGGTTGGTGTTGTTGTCGTCGTTGTTGTGATCATGGtggctgtggtggtggtggtggacgTAGTGGGAGTGGTGTTGGTCCATGACAGTTGATAAAGGATGGTAGTGGTACTCTGCGACCAAGTGGGGGATTGGTGGCGGCGGAGATTGGATCGATATCACCCTGCGTGTGTTAGTTAACTTGCAAGGCTCTCCTTTGCTGGATCCAACAACGGCGTTTCCGTGATTTTTGTTTGGAATTGTCGCTCCGGCTGCTTCGGCTGCTTCAGAGTGAATAATTATACAGTAGCCCCACACATCTAAATCTTTTGgcaattaaattcaatgaaattGACTCAAATCTAACAAAACTTGATGTGCGTTCAAAATCAAGCCGTGTTTTTTTATTTCGTATTTTTCCCGTATGCCTCCTTCTATTAATGttactatttctattttttttctcttctttttcatatattattatagttatttttttttaatttttataatttttttgttttattttttaaaaaagaataaaacaaaaaatataaaagaatgaaataaataagaataaataaaaaaataaaagatgagataaaaaatgaaaaagatttttaaatggtacataatttataaaaaaaaaatagtactaaaattctttaataatagcacataatttttttattttgacaaaatatagaaatatttttttaattttgtacttttttatcttattattcttcttcgtttctttcttcttttcttttctcttttgctcttattttttcttttaagaacaTTATTTCTTATATTAGCCTTGAATGAACATGTCTATATCATATTATAATCTTATTTAGTTGAATAAATATAAGTTTACATTTATTGGAttgaatttttgttaaaaatataaatagtaccaaaatttgtttaaaataaatTGCATACTAAAAGAGCACGTTAACTCTATAAAATGAAATAAGATAGtaccaaaattacttaaaattgacactaaaaatttaataacacgacataaaaaatattaaatctttCTAAACAAAATTACACATTCAGTGAATTGAATGCTTatcttatatataaaataatacaaaaatctaaaaaataacactGAAATGTCTTCACTCTTGAAATTTTCAACTAAatgatgtgataaaattaaactcatttcatGAATACTTGAGTTACAGAttcacaaattttaataaaaaaaataagtgaaaGAATTTGTATATAATATCGCAAAATTAAGCATAACACAATAATTCTTCTTTTAAGAAAAGGATGACGTAtctgaaatataaaataatacaataattttttaattttgacaataaaattttattacaaaacacaaaaatttcttctttaatattgtatttttttttctttttattattcttctttcttgcttttttgtTGCTCTTAATTCGTCTTTTAGGAGCATTACTTCTTATATTAGATTTGAATGAACATGTCTGTACTGTATTGCAATcttatttagttgaatgaatgtaggttcacaCTTATTTGAGTTGAATTCTTGTTAgaaacaaaaataacaccaaaatatgTTGACTCTAATACCGAAATGTCTTTACTCCAATACTAAAATTTTCAACTAAATAATGTGATAGAATTAAGAATTTATTTTATGAAAACTTGAGTTGCaaatttacaaattttaatagaaaagaaataaataaaaattttgtagaTAACACAGTGAAATTAAATATAACAAGTACGAAAATTTGA
This region of Arachis hypogaea cultivar Tifrunner chromosome 8, arahy.Tifrunner.gnm2.J5K5, whole genome shotgun sequence genomic DNA includes:
- the LOC112706494 gene encoding uncharacterized protein isoform X1, which produces MDQHHSHYVHHHHHSHHDHNNDDNNTNHTRYAPPPPHHNHSHLPPPPPPPPSLPTPPAPPPQAQPLRYRTIRTPPPPPPYAPNNNHPPSHQNQFPQFNSPNYPNRPFQEEHPISNNHNQPFSQSPRIASRILPGDPFPRRNFPRFDTETRWDPNPGRRIAPDCLLPRNYTPVDLDSELRQHREGVSLPPSAYPAEKIRYDPDRSRWRLEYEYEGNPRKDEEFGCGSGNDANYHNYHRRGVGDLPPRHDLPNGGFGRAPPAMSREINIDLKPGGYVRGYSVEFEDKIPRVGRRDGHGEGKRWLNERRGPKELPDSRFELGTGEIGFAKNVDDDFRVGTREEYGWESGRYSGRGNNREFGHELWRPSLKKQVQKKSALLRIQNAKPSYRNREIEQLRNAGYSAESNTNDFRGKEQCGHVGHGMKQEEREGSPVELDISFESNSLVAKAIVTASTSTVVTDTNMNSVSDADLTPSEKRKKVSVSDSDCSGLEAAKVSRDVVTLNSSSCKVNDCSGSVNDLSLQNNVVNPCSQPCTRETDSVKNEVAGGSTKIHSGKSSPRVVKKKKVVKRVVKKVVGNPKSTMSNSRSVNKVHGCVQPDRVIPSSSSVSVPNKVEPCLEQKNITVDKMSMPGHSSYNLSKDRNQLLEDRNGDLTLLSLGPHSRSRECETDEDSDTQKGAARFESGLNIPNSQSCASTGEAKKIDSECLDANNSVHDLRRMPDTNMVPELLNGSTSKINDVGCDIKQLCQNQESQSCENYSNVRCPQNGFVIDVVDDSVLSSADNIGKSDHTNTYNSASSVYGLISGDLKGSKEKLTVTECGLTGESGFGLMVPTIITKYAILEENPDVINPASSSAMSAPSNSGKIKIHSGTDCIQNAIAVTQGSYSGLVNLEDGTAGQCSDITNDAVKDVSPSYAAISSENCGKEEPFSSSNLSVGFGEGDINNMKKRKARTHSKFLHSKMEGISPKPVNSVSHANDWDTASSVKVKDACCSEVLDQSVQSLGSNLESCLNGIITLHGKKELSEAELCVRDNEIDDANYLSLLSKGIKVTTTSELSDAVVVSKSCADFPVSFSDKQAPEKEVALSSMDVLFSAQSLSCSEDSRKLSDNFVGGSCDARYANNETMSSDHFELKNSDFASYSLREDLDIQFPLLDGECKENGTQMQTDILASGYNKGDMKDSLIHQQSIVSHPSDGDLEEDAPEAPSDVCSQGISEAPERGNLNCTSIQDENNCGDISAVEHGSDLPTCTSPIQHTNKIMKSANATGHSNPVERNLMRQSSQVNSKVSNNGPVSYFSENGSKNTLGGAMPKTQKGRSFIISKSNSKTSASSTHLSNPRTWRRSGNNSQGSLPGNKLSPGKFLPKRQILDRKGNFQNTSYIRKGNSLVRQPTTVSFTQISSVNKSPLSLDELSKSTRSGSRIDVSDQLTLKTGVAEVPQQSQRKPSLSIGTLSEENISSPLVEPPSSGCYENASDPRKLIDINDTPNSSKDDSNQYETPDNQSSPLSKLENQVEANDGHISSFSTKRIVYTKPKTNQLVATSNSRDEKSQTAFSEGYYKRCKNQLVRNMNQTVAVPKATLDSDGQGSCKVLCNRKLSKRQLHKVAGRSFKSLRASLVWTLCGKKSPKNGHNSWHSQRVLPQLFPWKRPTYLRSVIHNSASCSNSTFLSAVSKKMLHFRKMDTVYTRSTRGFSLWKSKVLSVGGSSLKWSKSIEKNSKQANEEATLAVAAVERKKREQKGAACVGSHANKRIFRIGSVRYKMDPSRRTLQRISGGQDFYDESLSSATADSGLVVKRAYIPRRLVIGNDEYVRIGNGNQLIRDPKKRTRKLANEKVRWSLHTARQRLARKQKYCQFFTRFGKCNKEGGKCPYVHDPSKIAVCTKFLNGLCSTPSCKLTHKVIPERMPDCSYFLQGLCTNRNCPYRHVNVNPKASVCEGFLKGYCADGNECRKKHSCICPTFQATGTCTKGTRCKLHHPEKQKGKKRKRSGDQSNSNSRGRYFASVPINVSEAGIVVIPGQRDLSDDLEGELTDYISLQDDYTKTVGQSLALTLCDSDSLSLQLEDYEVNIKPTLLMKTKGTPRSSWSSVLQS